The proteins below come from a single Kitasatospora sp. NBC_00315 genomic window:
- a CDS encoding SAF domain-containing protein has product MENRTVTTPGTGTSTLVPEPARGVPHAPPRTLRARRRRPAVLAMAVALIAAGGLGGAVLYNSTGQRIAVLALAHDVAYGQVLKADDLVVARIASDPALKPLSAADQARTVGMRATTDLKEGALLLKADVAQALTVQPGQLVVGIAAKRNQLPATRLQPGVSVLVVSTPDAGSGQGGGTTRTPESLAAVVTTVGKTDADGSVVFDVAVSVADGTRLAGWVAGAKFQVVLAPRTAGATGTGGASAGASAPAATPSGAASGGSA; this is encoded by the coding sequence GTGGAGAACCGAACAGTCACGACGCCGGGCACCGGCACGTCCACCCTCGTCCCCGAGCCCGCGCGCGGCGTCCCGCACGCGCCGCCCCGCACGCTGCGGGCCCGGCGGCGGCGTCCCGCGGTGCTGGCCATGGCGGTGGCGCTGATCGCGGCGGGCGGGCTCGGCGGCGCGGTGCTCTACAACAGCACCGGGCAGCGGATCGCCGTCCTGGCACTGGCCCATGACGTCGCGTACGGGCAGGTGCTGAAGGCGGACGACCTGGTGGTCGCCCGGATCGCCAGTGACCCGGCTCTGAAGCCGCTCTCGGCCGCCGACCAGGCCCGGACGGTCGGCATGCGCGCCACCACCGACCTCAAGGAGGGCGCCCTGCTGCTCAAGGCGGACGTGGCGCAGGCCCTCACGGTGCAGCCGGGCCAGCTGGTCGTCGGCATCGCCGCCAAGCGCAACCAGCTGCCCGCCACCAGGCTCCAGCCCGGGGTGTCCGTACTGGTGGTCTCCACCCCGGACGCCGGCTCGGGCCAGGGCGGGGGCACCACCCGGACCCCCGAGAGCCTGGCCGCCGTGGTGACGACGGTGGGGAAGACCGACGCGGACGGCAGCGTGGTGTTCGACGTCGCGGTGTCGGTGGCCGACGGCACCCGGCTGGCCGGCTGGGTGGCCGGCGCGAAGTTCCAGGTCGTGCTGGCGCCGAGGACGGCCGGTGCGACCGGCACGGGCGGTGCCTCGGCGGGCGCCTCGGCCCCGGCGGCGACGCCCTCCGGGGCAGCGAGCGGGGGCAGCGCCTGA
- a CDS encoding pyridoxamine 5'-phosphate oxidase family protein produces the protein MDRDDRVECLSEDECLRLLATVPLGRLVYTAQALPAVLPVAFEVAADGRLVLAVRRDARVCRALDDTVTAFQADRLDPVTRGGWSVLVHGRSRLVSDPATHERLLRSGTWSWAPEDEPVFVTITPELVGGNRLRPVRRPGADACPAGPGAGDS, from the coding sequence ATGGACCGTGACGATCGGGTGGAGTGCCTGAGCGAGGACGAGTGCCTGCGCCTGCTCGCCACCGTGCCCCTCGGGCGGTTGGTGTACACCGCGCAGGCACTGCCGGCCGTGCTGCCGGTGGCCTTCGAGGTCGCCGCCGACGGCCGGCTGGTGCTCGCCGTGCGCCGGGACGCCAGGGTCTGCCGGGCGCTGGACGACACGGTGACCGCGTTCCAGGCCGACCGGCTGGACCCGGTGACCCGCGGCGGCTGGAGCGTGCTGGTGCACGGGCGGTCCCGGCTGGTGAGCGACCCGGCGACGCACGAGCGGCTGCTGCGGAGCGGGACCTGGAGCTGGGCGCCCGAGGACGAGCCGGTGTTCGTGACGATCACGCCGGAGCTGGTCGGCGGCAACCGGCTGCGGCCGGTGCGGCGGCCCGGGGCGGACGCCTGCCCGGCCGGTCCCGGGGCGGGCGACTCCTGA
- a CDS encoding MaoC family dehydratase: MTTFASLADLTAAVGTELGTSEWHTVGQAQVDLFAEATGDHQWIHVDPVRAGASPFGSTIAHGYLTLSLIPVLAKECYGVEGIRMALNYGSDKVRFPAPLPVGTAVRATAELVSAAEVPGGVQAVVRFTVVSAESAKPHCVAETITRFYL; this comes from the coding sequence TTGACGACCTTCGCCTCCCTCGCCGACCTGACCGCAGCCGTCGGCACCGAACTCGGTACCAGCGAGTGGCACACCGTCGGCCAGGCCCAGGTCGATCTGTTCGCCGAGGCCACCGGCGACCACCAGTGGATCCACGTCGACCCGGTGCGGGCCGGGGCGAGCCCGTTCGGCTCGACCATCGCGCACGGCTACCTCACGCTGTCGCTGATCCCGGTCCTGGCCAAGGAGTGCTACGGCGTCGAGGGCATCCGGATGGCGCTCAACTACGGCTCCGACAAGGTGCGCTTCCCCGCTCCCCTCCCGGTCGGCACGGCGGTGCGGGCCACCGCGGAGCTGGTCTCCGCCGCCGAGGTCCCGGGGGGCGTGCAGGCCGTCGTCCGGTTCACCGTGGTCAGCGCGGAGAGCGCCAAGCCGCACTGCGTCGCCGAGACGATCACCCGGTTCTACCTCTGA
- a CDS encoding MBL fold metallo-hydrolase — protein MTGAPLSELSRTAWQQLRTEAFGADPRGGRLARIRRSPQFEDGAFRNPVPTRRLVYERTPLEITRARFTADRARRGPTAAVPLHRLLPVELAVPPASGLRLTWLGHATVLAELDGRRVLFDPVWGERCSPFGWTGPKRLHPVPIPLAELGPVDVVVVSHDHYDHLDMATIRALTGTGAVFAVPLGVGAHLEHWGVPADRIVELDWWESAEVAGLTLTATPARHYCSRGPRTSPLFLWASWVVAGPENRVFHSGDTGYFPGFEEIGRRLGPFDATMMQVGAYSDFWPEVHMTPEEGVRAHLDLGGRVLLPIHWCTFNLAPHPWEEPPERTIAAARALGATTAVPRPGKPFEPAEPPVLKLWWRAVAAMPAGAGPLVPESLPVAAAEPVPAAAAAPSGPSGAETRSDGAPDGRTRTRSDGRQDARPDARPQVAAEDDGITV, from the coding sequence CTGACCGGGGCGCCCCTGTCCGAGCTCTCGCGCACCGCCTGGCAGCAACTGCGGACAGAGGCCTTCGGAGCCGACCCGCGCGGCGGACGACTGGCCCGGATCCGCCGCTCGCCGCAGTTCGAGGACGGCGCGTTCCGCAATCCGGTGCCGACCCGGCGGCTGGTGTACGAGCGGACGCCGCTGGAGATCACCCGGGCCCGGTTCACCGCCGACCGGGCCCGCCGGGGGCCGACCGCCGCCGTCCCGCTGCACCGGCTTCTCCCGGTCGAGCTGGCCGTGCCGCCCGCCTCCGGCCTGCGGCTGACCTGGCTGGGCCACGCCACGGTGCTCGCCGAGCTGGACGGCCGGCGGGTGCTGTTCGACCCGGTCTGGGGCGAGCGCTGTTCGCCGTTCGGGTGGACCGGGCCCAAACGGCTGCACCCCGTGCCGATCCCGCTCGCCGAACTGGGGCCGGTCGACGTGGTGGTGGTCTCCCACGACCACTACGACCACCTGGACATGGCCACCATCCGCGCGCTGACCGGGACGGGCGCGGTGTTCGCCGTCCCGCTCGGGGTCGGCGCGCATCTGGAGCACTGGGGCGTCCCGGCCGACCGGATCGTCGAGCTGGACTGGTGGGAGTCCGCCGAGGTCGCGGGGCTGACGCTGACCGCCACCCCCGCCCGCCACTACTGCAGCCGGGGGCCCCGGACCAGCCCGTTGTTCCTCTGGGCGTCGTGGGTGGTGGCCGGGCCCGAGAACCGGGTCTTCCACAGCGGGGACACCGGGTACTTCCCCGGCTTCGAGGAGATCGGCCGCCGACTCGGGCCGTTCGACGCGACGATGATGCAGGTCGGCGCGTACAGCGACTTCTGGCCCGAGGTGCACATGACCCCCGAGGAGGGGGTGCGGGCCCACCTGGACCTGGGCGGGCGGGTGCTGCTGCCGATCCACTGGTGCACCTTCAACCTCGCACCGCACCCGTGGGAGGAGCCGCCCGAGCGGACCATCGCCGCGGCCCGGGCACTCGGTGCCACCACGGCCGTGCCCCGGCCCGGCAAGCCGTTCGAACCGGCCGAGCCCCCGGTACTGAAGCTCTGGTGGCGGGCCGTCGCCGCGATGCCGGCGGGCGCCGGGCCGCTCGTACCGGAGAGCCTCCCGGTGGCGGCGGCCGAGCCCGTCCCGGCTGCCGCGGCCGCACCGTCCGGCCCGTCCGGCGCGGAGACCAGGTCGGACGGAGCGCCGGACGGACGGACGCGGACCCGGTCGGACGGACGCCAGGACGCCCGGCCGGACGCCCGGCCCCAGGTCGCGGCGGAGGACGACGGCATCACGGTGTGA
- a CDS encoding DUF6493 family protein: MSPVERILGAVRLGSASTLPQLLAGITPAERRACLPALKELRTALGGDRTREGGRRRVAVLLAGAGCHTAPGAAARWIAGREFSETVELDHPALRQIIGQQPADWQAAVLAGLAGRRAEAWGWNDYPALERLVLLTGCPVPTSDAFVRGWARHRAAEADGRDRRGPLVELLRADPLLAVLLPRLFELSDIGYSLTPAPGRTAGDTWPGALAELARTGTLDRAELIGRCLARLLRGGKPADQRAFLGLLEALGPTPEEHLGHARTLVALLDGLSPVAGHAQQVLAGLDEAGLLEPGLLAEAGEIVLFRTEKKLVRAQLGWLDRAARRAPDRSGPVVLAAAVAFGHQDTALQERALNVVARHLPAAGPAVLPELRAAAASLGPAQHGRAAALLGLAAPEPAAAPADLLPPVPSPRPLGPPLATPAEVAEELSALLAGDADVAVFERTLDGLVRHARLDRQALVEALAPVLRAHPWSGGGHWGDCTPSDVHFVAASVAGLLPPRRLWDSLRATSRSPLRRHPQSPYGALTAARLEEAARQVTATAPPLLLAVPSVATGALEAAELVRRLAVYEAAGLTPGAVDLSLALLRVTPTRDAEVLVAAGRLTSPAGRRTAGWLLAGGLPSQPSERVRFAPGRGAVAALRHQDHWWEQLVRIGVAQPGVARVPEGPASEALMTKGLASECLDLLAATVPDVARARKQAGWAWAPTPHWVAALPGHREEVAARLLDGFAAAADRGERGAPLLLPYLAESGGRAGLALHLALGYGLGARFPEDRAAAVDALLVLAARGDLDGALLGRELAELTAAGAVKANRMTAALRAAADTGAYGTVWSVLAGALPGLLAGEPARGSGELLALAADCARRAAARGAIAEVTALAGRGGVSRPVKEARALREVLDAA, translated from the coding sequence ATGAGCCCGGTGGAGCGGATCCTCGGCGCCGTACGCCTCGGCTCGGCCAGCACGCTGCCGCAGCTGCTGGCCGGGATCACACCGGCCGAGCGCAGGGCCTGCCTGCCCGCGCTCAAGGAACTGCGGACCGCCCTCGGCGGCGACCGGACCAGGGAGGGCGGGCGCCGCCGGGTCGCGGTGCTGCTGGCCGGAGCCGGCTGCCACACCGCGCCGGGCGCGGCCGCCCGCTGGATCGCCGGCAGGGAGTTCTCCGAAACGGTCGAGCTCGATCACCCCGCGCTCCGGCAGATCATCGGGCAGCAGCCCGCCGACTGGCAGGCGGCCGTGCTGGCCGGGCTCGCGGGGCGCCGCGCCGAGGCCTGGGGCTGGAACGACTATCCGGCCCTGGAGCGGCTGGTGCTGCTCACCGGCTGCCCCGTGCCGACCTCCGACGCCTTCGTCCGGGGCTGGGCGCGGCACCGCGCGGCGGAGGCGGACGGCCGCGACCGCCGGGGCCCGCTGGTCGAGCTGCTGCGCGCCGACCCCCTGCTGGCGGTCCTGCTGCCCCGGCTCTTCGAACTCTCCGACATCGGGTACAGCCTGACGCCGGCCCCCGGCCGCACGGCGGGGGACACCTGGCCCGGGGCGCTGGCCGAACTGGCCCGTACCGGGACGCTGGACCGCGCGGAGCTGATCGGCCGCTGCCTGGCCCGGCTGCTGCGCGGGGGAAAACCCGCGGACCAGCGGGCCTTCCTCGGTCTGCTGGAGGCCCTCGGCCCGACGCCGGAGGAGCACCTCGGACACGCGCGCACCCTGGTGGCCCTGCTCGACGGGCTCTCGCCGGTGGCCGGCCACGCCCAACAGGTGCTCGCGGGGCTCGACGAGGCCGGTCTGCTGGAGCCCGGACTCCTCGCCGAGGCCGGCGAGATCGTGCTGTTCCGGACGGAGAAGAAGCTGGTCCGCGCCCAGCTGGGCTGGCTGGACCGGGCGGCCCGGCGCGCACCCGACCGCTCCGGGCCGGTGGTGCTGGCGGCCGCCGTCGCCTTCGGCCACCAGGACACGGCGCTCCAGGAACGCGCGCTGAACGTGGTCGCCCGCCACCTCCCGGCCGCCGGCCCCGCCGTCCTGCCGGAGCTGCGGGCCGCCGCCGCGAGCCTCGGCCCCGCGCAGCACGGGCGCGCCGCCGCCCTGCTGGGCCTGGCCGCCCCCGAGCCCGCCGCCGCTCCGGCGGACCTGCTGCCGCCCGTCCCGTCACCTCGCCCGCTGGGCCCGCCGCTCGCCACCCCGGCCGAGGTCGCCGAGGAGCTCTCCGCGCTGCTGGCCGGCGACGCGGACGTGGCCGTCTTCGAACGGACGCTGGACGGCCTGGTCCGCCACGCCCGACTGGACCGGCAGGCCCTGGTCGAGGCACTCGCACCGGTGTTGCGCGCCCACCCCTGGTCCGGCGGCGGGCACTGGGGCGACTGCACGCCCAGCGACGTCCACTTCGTGGCCGCGTCGGTCGCCGGACTCCTGCCGCCGCGGCGGCTGTGGGACTCGCTGCGCGCCACCTCGCGCTCCCCGCTGCGCCGCCACCCCCAGAGCCCCTACGGCGCGCTGACGGCCGCCCGTCTGGAGGAGGCCGCCCGGCAGGTCACGGCCACCGCGCCGCCCCTGCTGCTCGCGGTGCCCTCGGTGGCCACCGGAGCGCTGGAGGCGGCCGAACTGGTACGGCGTCTGGCCGTGTACGAGGCGGCGGGGCTCACGCCCGGCGCGGTCGACCTCTCCCTCGCGCTGCTGCGGGTGACGCCCACCCGGGACGCCGAGGTGCTGGTGGCCGCGGGGCGGCTCACCTCGCCCGCGGGGCGCCGGACGGCGGGCTGGCTGCTCGCGGGCGGGCTGCCGTCCCAGCCGTCGGAGCGGGTCCGGTTCGCGCCGGGCCGGGGCGCGGTGGCGGCCCTGCGCCACCAGGACCACTGGTGGGAGCAGCTGGTGCGGATCGGCGTCGCCCAGCCGGGCGTGGCCCGGGTGCCGGAGGGCCCGGCGTCGGAGGCCCTGATGACGAAGGGTCTGGCGTCGGAGTGTCTGGACCTGCTCGCGGCGACCGTGCCGGACGTCGCCCGGGCCAGGAAGCAGGCCGGGTGGGCGTGGGCGCCGACCCCGCACTGGGTGGCCGCGCTGCCCGGCCACCGGGAGGAGGTCGCGGCGCGGCTGCTCGACGGTTTCGCCGCTGCCGCCGACCGTGGGGAGCGCGGCGCCCCGCTGCTGCTCCCGTACCTCGCCGAGTCGGGCGGCCGGGCCGGCCTCGCGCTGCACCTGGCCCTCGGGTACGGGCTGGGCGCGCGCTTCCCGGAGGACCGCGCGGCGGCGGTGGACGCGCTGCTCGTGCTGGCCGCGCGCGGCGATCTGGACGGCGCGCTGCTCGGCCGGGAGCTGGCCGAGCTGACGGCGGCGGGCGCGGTCAAGGCCAACCGGATGACGGCGGCGCTGCGCGCGGCGGCCGACACCGGCGCGTACGGCACGGTGTGGTCGGTGCTGGCCGGCGCGCTGCCGGGCCTGCTGGCGGGGGAGCCCGCCCGGGGCAGTGGCGAACTGCTCGCGCTGGCGGCGGACTGCGCCCGGCGCGCGGCGGCCCGGGGCGCGATCGCCGAGGTCACGGCGCTGGCCGGGCGCGGCGGGGTGAGCCGGCCGGTGAAGGAGGCGCGGGCGCTGCGGGAGGTGCTGGACGCGGCCTGA
- a CDS encoding SWIM zinc finger family protein, translated as MTQAVHTYAYLRPSAVRDEAAGRRLALQTSGGATVAGAAAHPRFFSGFLTAPGPAAAALLAVADVAAARYHQPRLRASLDPVVTADGDRLRFESFSGCCGVHARLDVLAEGLDGDEIGHGTTNVDVNDPLRESLGRIGAAEPLHLAVGPDALEVTTFDGPVVERKVPLPDRWLRGFAETQVIAAGFDLRAELPAAEAVRFLRSLPGSTGRAGSRAVHWVVPAGRTLRPTTRPVPGAVCLPGPERLATLQRVLRHALALRVYGPATVAGPTASAWEIVLPGMRLTLTLSPDSSRGFSGEGGVLGALAARGTEQDADLVAVLLSWEPRIDPVELAEQAALSPERVRAALVRLGTAGLVGYDAAEAAYFHRRLPYDAGRAELHNPRLRAARALATAGAVRLEPGGALATVTVDDHIQRVRTDPAGRSSCTCLWWARYRGGRGPCKHVLAVGLTRESAAAALPGAAPVGTVAAALPGAAPVGTVAAALPDAPKAARR; from the coding sequence ATGACGCAAGCCGTACACACGTACGCCTATCTCCGCCCGTCCGCCGTCCGTGACGAGGCCGCCGGCCGCCGCCTCGCCCTGCAGACCTCGGGGGGTGCCACCGTCGCCGGGGCCGCCGCGCACCCGCGCTTCTTCAGCGGGTTCCTCACCGCCCCGGGCCCGGCCGCGGCCGCCCTGCTGGCCGTCGCCGACGTCGCGGCCGCCCGGTACCACCAGCCGCGGCTGCGCGCCTCGCTCGACCCGGTGGTCACCGCCGACGGCGACCGGCTGCGCTTCGAGTCCTTCTCCGGCTGCTGCGGAGTGCACGCCCGGCTGGACGTCCTGGCCGAGGGCCTGGACGGAGACGAGATCGGCCACGGCACCACCAACGTCGACGTGAACGACCCGCTGCGGGAGTCGCTCGGCCGGATCGGCGCCGCCGAGCCGCTGCACCTGGCCGTCGGGCCGGACGCCCTGGAGGTCACCACCTTCGACGGCCCGGTGGTCGAGCGGAAGGTCCCGCTGCCGGACCGCTGGCTGCGCGGTTTCGCCGAGACCCAGGTCATCGCCGCCGGATTCGACCTGCGGGCCGAACTCCCGGCCGCCGAGGCGGTCCGCTTCCTGCGCTCGCTGCCCGGGAGCACCGGCCGCGCCGGGAGCCGGGCGGTCCACTGGGTGGTGCCCGCCGGCCGGACGCTGCGCCCGACCACCCGGCCGGTCCCCGGCGCGGTGTGCCTGCCCGGGCCCGAGCGGCTCGCCACCCTGCAGCGGGTGCTGAGGCACGCCCTCGCGCTGCGGGTGTACGGGCCGGCCACGGTCGCCGGGCCGACCGCGTCCGCCTGGGAGATCGTGCTCCCCGGCATGCGGCTCACCCTCACCCTGTCGCCGGACTCCTCCCGCGGTTTCTCCGGCGAGGGCGGGGTGCTCGGTGCGCTGGCCGCCCGCGGCACCGAGCAGGACGCCGACCTGGTGGCCGTGCTGCTCTCCTGGGAACCCCGGATCGACCCGGTCGAGCTCGCCGAGCAGGCCGCGCTGAGCCCCGAGCGGGTGCGCGCGGCGCTGGTCCGACTCGGCACGGCCGGCCTGGTCGGCTACGACGCGGCCGAGGCCGCCTACTTCCACCGCCGGCTGCCGTACGACGCGGGCCGGGCCGAGCTGCACAACCCCCGCCTGCGGGCGGCGCGTGCGCTGGCCACGGCGGGCGCGGTCCGGCTGGAGCCGGGCGGGGCACTCGCCACCGTGACGGTCGACGACCACATCCAGCGGGTCAGGACCGACCCGGCGGGGCGGTCGAGCTGCACCTGCCTCTGGTGGGCCAGGTACCGGGGCGGGCGGGGGCCCTGCAAGCACGTGCTCGCCGTCGGCCTGACCAGGGAGTCGGCCGCCGCCGCGCTCCCGGGCGCCGCGCCCGTCGGCACCGTCGCCGCCGCGCTCCCGGGCGCCGCGCCCGTCGGCACCGTCGCCGCCGCGCTCCCGGACGCCCCGAAGGCGGCCCGGCGATGA
- a CDS encoding acyl-CoA thioesterase, whose protein sequence is MSEPTGQSARASLGTAPFADLLRIEELDKNLFRGWCHAGAPMRAFGGQVAAQALTAAGRTIGPERTVHSLHSYFLRPGDPTQPITYEVDRVREGLTYATRRVTAVQRDEAIFTLSASFKIPEEAESRQRTMPPVPGPEGLPDPFRARAQADPEAYAATAGFRTLDLRFIPADAPGIPAETPGVPQQFVWLRAGTPLPQDDQLLQVCALTYLSDLTLASTATLHLQLPLFQRTEPPAVIIASLDHAMWFHRPFRADEWLLFAQRSPSASDGRGLAHGEFYNREGLLVASAVQEALIRDRRTHR, encoded by the coding sequence GTGAGTGAGCCGACCGGACAGTCCGCGCGGGCGAGCCTGGGCACCGCCCCCTTCGCCGACCTGCTGCGAATCGAAGAGCTGGACAAGAACCTGTTCCGTGGCTGGTGCCACGCGGGCGCACCGATGCGCGCCTTCGGCGGCCAGGTCGCCGCCCAGGCGCTCACGGCCGCCGGGCGCACCATCGGCCCCGAGCGCACCGTGCACTCGCTGCACAGCTACTTCCTGCGCCCGGGGGATCCGACCCAGCCGATCACCTACGAGGTGGACCGGGTCCGGGAGGGCCTGACCTACGCCACCCGCCGGGTGACCGCCGTCCAGCGGGACGAGGCGATCTTCACGCTCTCCGCCTCGTTCAAGATCCCGGAGGAGGCGGAGAGCCGCCAGCGCACCATGCCGCCCGTCCCCGGGCCGGAGGGCCTGCCCGACCCGTTCCGCGCCCGGGCGCAGGCCGACCCGGAGGCGTACGCCGCGACGGCCGGGTTCCGCACCCTGGACCTGCGGTTCATCCCGGCCGACGCGCCCGGCATACCGGCCGAAACCCCGGGCGTGCCGCAGCAGTTCGTCTGGCTGAGAGCCGGCACCCCGTTGCCCCAGGACGACCAGTTGCTCCAGGTGTGCGCGCTGACCTACCTGTCCGACCTCACGCTCGCCTCCACCGCCACCCTGCATCTCCAGTTGCCGCTGTTCCAGCGCACCGAGCCGCCGGCGGTCATCATCGCCTCGTTGGACCACGCGATGTGGTTCCACCGGCCGTTCCGCGCCGACGAGTGGCTGCTGTTCGCCCAGCGCAGCCCGTCCGCCTCCGACGGCCGGGGGCTGGCGCACGGGGAGTTCTACAACCGGGAGGGGCTGCTGGTCGCGTCCGCCGTCCAGGAGGCACTGATCCGGGACCGCCGTACCCACCGGTAG
- a CDS encoding TetR/AcrR family transcriptional regulator, producing the protein MTKVDLSPRPVEAMSPRQIERRENLIAAALALVNEIGVERLQMKQVCERSGVALGTAYRYFSSKDHLLAAAIAEWHRLLLADLVAELRGPRGGPATTDRVVRFVQHGMRAYQRQPQLARLRVAVVASTDPFASEALQGMARADSAALQAVMTQVPAAAGELVRHIVGHAWQGELTAWVTGRSTLGDARRRLEDVVRLVLTPYDGQPYDTQ; encoded by the coding sequence GTGACCAAGGTTGACCTGTCACCAAGGCCGGTGGAGGCGATGTCTCCACGTCAGATCGAACGCCGTGAGAACCTCATCGCGGCCGCGCTCGCCCTCGTGAACGAGATCGGCGTCGAGCGGTTGCAGATGAAGCAGGTCTGCGAGCGCTCCGGAGTCGCCCTGGGGACGGCGTACCGGTACTTCTCCTCCAAGGACCACCTGCTGGCCGCCGCCATCGCCGAGTGGCACCGGCTCCTGCTGGCCGACCTGGTGGCGGAGCTGCGCGGGCCCCGCGGCGGTCCGGCGACGACGGACCGGGTGGTGCGCTTCGTCCAGCACGGCATGCGGGCCTACCAGCGGCAGCCGCAGCTGGCCCGGCTGCGGGTCGCCGTGGTGGCCTCCACCGATCCGTTCGCCAGCGAGGCCCTGCAGGGTATGGCGCGGGCCGACAGCGCCGCGCTGCAGGCGGTGATGACCCAGGTACCCGCGGCAGCCGGCGAACTCGTCCGGCACATCGTGGGCCACGCCTGGCAGGGCGAGCTGACGGCGTGGGTGACGGGCCGCAGCACCCTCGGGGACGCCCGGCGGCGGCTGGAGGACGTGGTGCGCCTGGTGCTCACTCCGTACGACGGCCAGCCGTACGACACGCAGTGA
- a CDS encoding putative protein N(5)-glutamine methyltransferase, producing the protein MSVPPSFPPLSAIVTTLRAAGCVFAEDEAQLLRTAADTPDDLTAMVRRRVAGLPLEHVLGWAEFNGLRIAVDAGVFVPRRRTEFLVERALALAPAGAVVVDLCCGSGALGAALAAELAGVELYACDIDPAAVACARRNLAGAGGRVHLGDLFAPLPAGLRGRVDVLLANVPYVPTLEVELLPSEARLHEARVALDGGADGLDVLRRVTAQAADWLAPGGRLLFETSELQVPAAVAAVTRGGLTARVDECEERYATVVSGTRTA; encoded by the coding sequence ATGTCCGTTCCGCCGTCTTTTCCCCCGCTCTCCGCGATCGTCACCACGCTCCGCGCCGCCGGCTGTGTCTTCGCCGAGGACGAGGCGCAACTGCTCCGTACCGCCGCCGACACCCCCGACGACCTCACCGCCATGGTGCGCCGGCGGGTCGCCGGCCTGCCCCTGGAGCACGTGCTCGGCTGGGCCGAGTTCAACGGTCTGCGGATCGCGGTGGACGCCGGGGTGTTCGTACCCCGGCGGCGTACCGAGTTCCTGGTCGAGCGGGCCCTCGCCCTCGCGCCGGCCGGGGCCGTGGTCGTCGACCTGTGCTGCGGGTCGGGCGCGCTGGGCGCGGCGCTGGCCGCCGAGCTGGCCGGGGTCGAGCTGTACGCCTGCGACATCGACCCGGCCGCCGTCGCGTGCGCCCGCCGCAACCTCGCCGGGGCCGGCGGGCGGGTGCACCTGGGGGACCTCTTCGCACCGCTGCCGGCCGGCCTGCGGGGACGGGTCGACGTACTGCTCGCCAACGTGCCCTACGTACCCACCCTGGAGGTCGAGCTGCTGCCCTCGGAGGCCCGGCTGCACGAGGCCCGGGTCGCCCTCGACGGCGGGGCGGACGGCCTGGACGTGCTGCGCCGGGTGACGGCGCAGGCGGCCGACTGGCTGGCCCCCGGCGGCCGCCTGCTGTTCGAGACCAGTGAACTCCAGGTGCCGGCGGCGGTCGCCGCCGTCACCCGGGGCGGGCTGACCGCGCGGGTGGACGAGTGCGAGGAGCGCTACGCGACCGTGGTGAGCGGGACCCGCACCGCCTGA